The Stomoxys calcitrans chromosome 3, idStoCalc2.1, whole genome shotgun sequence genome includes a region encoding these proteins:
- the LOC106090338 gene encoding uncharacterized protein LOC106090338 isoform X6, whose protein sequence is MGVRRRNVFDLASQQQLQQTHRKCHHRQSHGSGKSRRTTTNVDKQKTISGTTTINQQVNAYNEQIKQSAPTSAPIPSPSAQPSTTSPPASHHRHRLHHQQQQQHTAKNRQRKPQFLTVVLPHQHSIDGNNIQSNRKNNHDQDSNSNSTYRGQVAVTLPSSSHTHRSGHASYKYETHRNNKRTELETAETEILNTPETDILSPSFKRNNPLKRFFASAPPGRINLLKCFIEHSSRVLWATLLFVTLLCLSSSSSRHHTKGLCSSTLGSLATLTWATRVSPSIVSAASTYEPIIIKYDIVNRDDDGMTVEDIDVNSNEQQLLAYYKKAQKEHEEELRRQHQQQQQQKHHHQERDIDRETLRPALQFDDIIPTADVISSLNMVEDLGKHKKSTASKRSTTKRASSMTALPSSTLTTLTTTTIATTSTTATTTTTSKTATTATPEEKCEPKVLDEVPAEPYYDFADIAEDAARQFAEFLSGRFPSSPPSVITDEIRDEVRRRANTIASYALNEDEHLLAFALAAPSIHTVVVKFKENVTIPPEQVHNRGFLGSYWRELGHAWNSTDGSQEWGTPFRDCNLLVSRWLWPFRISLVESKFKIVAAAFIAADEDVCNDGLEQIFGRKHGCDRNTTFCLLTENKPAATRDVYTCICRESYYLPNSTLQGFRGDIVEMSEGFDNYSCIPCPAGCSNCDSNGVCLLGEDQEAVSLESLLKVSVGSVLGACILCCLVLSVIVFQQRKCKAIASGMWTVLETILLGIVLLYASVAIHFFPASTERCIIEPWLRELGFITCYGAIILKLYRHLVDFRTRKAHRWVLRDVDLLKYLGTMVFAVACYMAAFTASSLDLLKIAHLESLREVNTNTCQPLHWEYVTQHSEILILIFGLHLAYASRNANTQFRERQFLEVTLIIEFVVSSVFYILRYMYLPVMSPSAIFLALFIRSQLTNTIALGLIFVPKLWYQHKQRAHHRHNI, encoded by the exons ATGGGCGTAAGGAGAAGGAATGTCTTTGATTTGGCttcacaacaacaactgcagcaAACCCATCGAAAATGTCACCACAGACAATCGCATGGGTCAGGGAAAAGCAGAAGGACTACAACAAATGTGGACAAACAAAAGACTATAAGTGGGACTACTACTATCAACCAACAAGTGAACGCATACAATGAACAAATCAAACAGTCAGCACCAACTTCAGCGCCAATACCATCACCATCAGCACAACCGTCAACAACATCACCTCCCGCTAGCCACCATCGTCACCGTctccaccaccaacaacaacagcaacatacAGCAAAAAATCGCCAACGAAAGCCACAATTTCTGACGGTGGTGCTGCCACACCAACACTCAATCGATGGCAACAACATTCAATCGAATCGGAAAAATAATCACGACCAGGACAGCAACAGCAATTCAACCTACAGAggccaagtagcagtgacactACCATCATCCTCACATACACACCGTAGTGGACATGCGAGTTACAAGTATGAAACTCATAGAAATAATAAACGAACGGAATTAGAAACGGCGGAAAcggaaattttaaatacccCGGAAACAGACATTCTGTCGCCATCATTCAAACGAAACAACCCGCTAAAGCGATTTTTTGCCTCAGCACCGCCCGGAAGGATTAATTTGTTAAAATGTTTTATTGAGCATAGTTCCAGAGTGTTATGGGCGACGCTGCTCTTTGTGACACTGCTCTGCCTATCTTCATCGTCTTCAAGGCATCATACGAAAGGGCTTTGCAGTTCCACCCTGGGATCATTGGCCACTCTAACATGGGCCACAAGGGTCTCCCCATCAATAGTCTCGGCTGCCTCAACATATGAGCCCATCATCATTAAGTACGACATAGTCAATCGAGATGATGATGGCATGACTGTCGAGGATATCGATGTCAATAGCAATGAACAACAATTGCTGGCCTACTACAAGAAAGCCCAAAAGGAACATGAGGAGGAATTGAGGAGacaacatcagcagcagcaacaacaaaagcacCATCATCAAGAGCGTGACATAGATCGTGAGACGCTAAGACCAGCATTGCAGTTTGACGATATTATACCCACAGCCGACGTCATATCATCCCTTAATATGGTCGAGGATTTGGGTAAACATAAGAAGAGTACAGCCTCCAAACGTAGCACTACAAAGCGGGCAAGTTCGATGACTGCATTGCCGTCAAGCACGTTAACAAcattgacgactaccacaattgCAACCACATCGACGACtgcgacgacaacaacaacatcaaaaacAGCTACAACTGCCACACCGGAAGAGAAGTGCGAGCCAAAAGTACTGGACGAGGTACCCGCAGAGCCG TATTATGACTTTGCCGATATTGCCGAAGATGCTGCTCGTCAAtttgcggaattcttatccggtaGATTTCCATCATCTCCGCCCTCGGTGATTACCGATGAAATACGTGACGAAGTGCGGCGTCGTGCCAATACCATTGCCAGCTATGCCCTCAATGAGGATGAACATTTGCTGGCATTTGCTTTGGCAGCACCCAGTATACATACGGTTGTggttaaatttaaagaaaacgtTACG ATACCACCGGAGCAGGTGCATAATCGTGGATTTTTAGGCTCTTATTGGCGCGAGCTTGGACATGCTTGGAATAGCACAGATGGTTCACAGGAATGGGGAACTCCATTTCGAGACTGTAATCTTTTAGTGAGTCGATGGTTGTGGCCCTTTAGAATATCCTTGGTGGAATCAAAATTCAA AATTGTTGCTGCTGCCTTTATTGCCGCAGATGAGGATGTATGCAATGATGGTTTGGAACAAATATTTGGACGCAAACATGG TTGCGATCGTAATACCACCTTTTGTTTATTAACCGAAAATAAACCCGCCGCCACCCGAGATGTTTATACCTGCATTTGCCGTGAATCATATTATTTACCCAATTCCACCTTGCAAGGCTTTCGTGGTGATATTGTAGAGATGTCTGAGGGATTTGATAACTACTCGTGTATACCTTGTCCTGCCGGTTGTTCGAATTGCGATTCGAATGGTGTCTGTCTGCTTGGTGAAGATCAAGAGGCTGTCTCACTGGAAAGCCTACTGAAGGTATCTGTGGGCTCAGTGCTGGGCGCATGCATCTTGTGCTGTCTGGTATTGAGTGTGATTGTGTTTCAACAAAGAAAGTGTAAG GCCATTGCATCGGGTATGTGGACTGTGTTGGAAACAATATTATTGGGTATAGTTCTGCTTTATGCATCG GTTGCCATCCATTTCTTCCCCGCATCAACGGAACGGTGCATCATCGAACCATGGTTGCGAGAACTAGGCTTTATAACTTGTTATGGTGCCATTATACTTAAACTATATCGCCATTTAGTTGATTTTCGCACACGCAAGGCTCATCGCTGGGTTTTACGTGATGTCGACCTACTCAAATATCTGGGCACCATGGTATTTGCCGTTGCCTGTTACATGGCTGCATTCACAGCGTCTTCATTGGATCTACTGAAAATCGCTCATTTGGAGAGTTTGCGAGAGGTGAATACGAATACGTGTCAACCATTGCATTGGGAATATGTGACGCAGCATAGTGAAATACTCATATTGATATTTGGCCTGCATTTAGCATATGCCAGTCGCAATGCCAATACACAATTCAGG GAACGCCAATTTCTCGAGGTGACATTAATTATAGAATTTGTCGTATCTTCCGTGTTTTATATACTACGTTACATGTACTTACCTGTCATGAGTCCAAGTGCCATATTTTTGGCACTTTTTATACGCTCTCAACTAACCAATACCATCGCATTGGGTCTgatatttgtgccaaaattGTGGTATCAACATAAGCAG
- the LOC106090338 gene encoding uncharacterized protein LOC106090338 isoform X5, protein MGVRRRNVFDLASQQQLQQTHRKCHHRQSHGSGKSRRTTTNVDKQKTISGTTTINQQVNAYNEQIKQSAPTSAPIPSPSAQPSTTSPPASHHRHRLHHQQQQQHTAKNRQRKPQFLTVVLPHQHSIDGNNIQSNRKNNHDQDSNSNSTYRGQVAVTLPSSSHTHRSGHASYKYETHRNNKRTELETAETEILNTPETDILSPSFKRNNPLKRFFASAPPGRINLLKCFIEHSSRVLWATLLFVTLLCLSSSSSRHHTKGLCSSTLGSLATLTWATRVSPSIVSAASTYEPIIIKYDIVNRDDDGMTVEDIDVNSNEQQLLAYYKKAQKEHEEELRRQHQQQQQQKHHHQERDIDRETLRPALQFDDIIPTADVISSLNMVEDLGKHKKSTASKRSTTKRASSMTALPSSTLTTLTTTTIATTSTTATTTTTSKTATTATPEEKCEPKVLDEVPAEPYYDFADIAEDAARQFAEFLSGRFPSSPPSVITDEIRDEVRRRANTIASYALNEDEHLLAFALAAPSIHTVVVKFKENVTIPPEQVHNRGFLGSYWRELGHAWNSTDGSQEWGTPFRDCNLLVSRWLWPFRISLVESKFKIVAAAFIAADEDVCNDGLEQIFGRKHGCDRNTTFCLLTENKPAATRDVYTCICRESYYLPNSTLQGFRGDIVEMSEGFDNYSCIPCPAGCSNCDSNGVCLLGEDQEAVSLESLLKVSVGSVLGACILCCLVLSVIVFQQRKCKAIASGMWTVLETILLGIVLLYASVAIHFFPASTERCIIEPWLRELGFITCYGAIILKLYRHLVDFRTRKAHRWVLRDVDLLKYLGTMVFAVACYMAAFTASSLDLLKIAHLESLREVNTNTCQPLHWEYVTQHSEILILIFGLHLAYASRNANTQFRERQFLEVTLIIEFVVSSVFYILRYMYLPVMSPSAIFLALFIRSQLTNTIALGLIFVPKLWYQHKQLAGPFPCP, encoded by the exons ATGGGCGTAAGGAGAAGGAATGTCTTTGATTTGGCttcacaacaacaactgcagcaAACCCATCGAAAATGTCACCACAGACAATCGCATGGGTCAGGGAAAAGCAGAAGGACTACAACAAATGTGGACAAACAAAAGACTATAAGTGGGACTACTACTATCAACCAACAAGTGAACGCATACAATGAACAAATCAAACAGTCAGCACCAACTTCAGCGCCAATACCATCACCATCAGCACAACCGTCAACAACATCACCTCCCGCTAGCCACCATCGTCACCGTctccaccaccaacaacaacagcaacatacAGCAAAAAATCGCCAACGAAAGCCACAATTTCTGACGGTGGTGCTGCCACACCAACACTCAATCGATGGCAACAACATTCAATCGAATCGGAAAAATAATCACGACCAGGACAGCAACAGCAATTCAACCTACAGAggccaagtagcagtgacactACCATCATCCTCACATACACACCGTAGTGGACATGCGAGTTACAAGTATGAAACTCATAGAAATAATAAACGAACGGAATTAGAAACGGCGGAAAcggaaattttaaatacccCGGAAACAGACATTCTGTCGCCATCATTCAAACGAAACAACCCGCTAAAGCGATTTTTTGCCTCAGCACCGCCCGGAAGGATTAATTTGTTAAAATGTTTTATTGAGCATAGTTCCAGAGTGTTATGGGCGACGCTGCTCTTTGTGACACTGCTCTGCCTATCTTCATCGTCTTCAAGGCATCATACGAAAGGGCTTTGCAGTTCCACCCTGGGATCATTGGCCACTCTAACATGGGCCACAAGGGTCTCCCCATCAATAGTCTCGGCTGCCTCAACATATGAGCCCATCATCATTAAGTACGACATAGTCAATCGAGATGATGATGGCATGACTGTCGAGGATATCGATGTCAATAGCAATGAACAACAATTGCTGGCCTACTACAAGAAAGCCCAAAAGGAACATGAGGAGGAATTGAGGAGacaacatcagcagcagcaacaacaaaagcacCATCATCAAGAGCGTGACATAGATCGTGAGACGCTAAGACCAGCATTGCAGTTTGACGATATTATACCCACAGCCGACGTCATATCATCCCTTAATATGGTCGAGGATTTGGGTAAACATAAGAAGAGTACAGCCTCCAAACGTAGCACTACAAAGCGGGCAAGTTCGATGACTGCATTGCCGTCAAGCACGTTAACAAcattgacgactaccacaattgCAACCACATCGACGACtgcgacgacaacaacaacatcaaaaacAGCTACAACTGCCACACCGGAAGAGAAGTGCGAGCCAAAAGTACTGGACGAGGTACCCGCAGAGCCG TATTATGACTTTGCCGATATTGCCGAAGATGCTGCTCGTCAAtttgcggaattcttatccggtaGATTTCCATCATCTCCGCCCTCGGTGATTACCGATGAAATACGTGACGAAGTGCGGCGTCGTGCCAATACCATTGCCAGCTATGCCCTCAATGAGGATGAACATTTGCTGGCATTTGCTTTGGCAGCACCCAGTATACATACGGTTGTggttaaatttaaagaaaacgtTACG ATACCACCGGAGCAGGTGCATAATCGTGGATTTTTAGGCTCTTATTGGCGCGAGCTTGGACATGCTTGGAATAGCACAGATGGTTCACAGGAATGGGGAACTCCATTTCGAGACTGTAATCTTTTAGTGAGTCGATGGTTGTGGCCCTTTAGAATATCCTTGGTGGAATCAAAATTCAA AATTGTTGCTGCTGCCTTTATTGCCGCAGATGAGGATGTATGCAATGATGGTTTGGAACAAATATTTGGACGCAAACATGG TTGCGATCGTAATACCACCTTTTGTTTATTAACCGAAAATAAACCCGCCGCCACCCGAGATGTTTATACCTGCATTTGCCGTGAATCATATTATTTACCCAATTCCACCTTGCAAGGCTTTCGTGGTGATATTGTAGAGATGTCTGAGGGATTTGATAACTACTCGTGTATACCTTGTCCTGCCGGTTGTTCGAATTGCGATTCGAATGGTGTCTGTCTGCTTGGTGAAGATCAAGAGGCTGTCTCACTGGAAAGCCTACTGAAGGTATCTGTGGGCTCAGTGCTGGGCGCATGCATCTTGTGCTGTCTGGTATTGAGTGTGATTGTGTTTCAACAAAGAAAGTGTAAG GCCATTGCATCGGGTATGTGGACTGTGTTGGAAACAATATTATTGGGTATAGTTCTGCTTTATGCATCG GTTGCCATCCATTTCTTCCCCGCATCAACGGAACGGTGCATCATCGAACCATGGTTGCGAGAACTAGGCTTTATAACTTGTTATGGTGCCATTATACTTAAACTATATCGCCATTTAGTTGATTTTCGCACACGCAAGGCTCATCGCTGGGTTTTACGTGATGTCGACCTACTCAAATATCTGGGCACCATGGTATTTGCCGTTGCCTGTTACATGGCTGCATTCACAGCGTCTTCATTGGATCTACTGAAAATCGCTCATTTGGAGAGTTTGCGAGAGGTGAATACGAATACGTGTCAACCATTGCATTGGGAATATGTGACGCAGCATAGTGAAATACTCATATTGATATTTGGCCTGCATTTAGCATATGCCAGTCGCAATGCCAATACACAATTCAGG GAACGCCAATTTCTCGAGGTGACATTAATTATAGAATTTGTCGTATCTTCCGTGTTTTATATACTACGTTACATGTACTTACCTGTCATGAGTCCAAGTGCCATATTTTTGGCACTTTTTATACGCTCTCAACTAACCAATACCATCGCATTGGGTCTgatatttgtgccaaaattGTGGTATCAACATAAGCAG